From Candidatus Angelobacter sp., the proteins below share one genomic window:
- the polX gene encoding DNA polymerase/3'-5' exonuclease PolX has protein sequence MDKDRVAEILAEIGTLLELKGENPFKTRAYENAARTLESLSEPIEKLIAEHRLGEIKGIGEALQKKITELVTTGKLAYYDELKASVPPGLVEMLQIPGLGPKKIKALNEKLGVKTIEQLEMVCKAGKVAALDGFGEKTQSKILEGIQFKRTYASRHLLNDALEVAEPILESLRGHPDVIRCSTAGSVRRFKEIIGDVDFLVSSKHPAKVIEHFTGQPGVVTVSAKGGTKASVILEGGIQADLRVVSDAEFPFALAYFTGSKEHNIVMRQRAIERDLRLNEYGLFKSKEETRDPKLLVPCKTEEEIFQKLDLPYIPPELREDKGEFAAAENDDLPKLIEWTDLKGSLHNHSDWSDGRNPLEDVAAHAHELGCDYWAITDHSKSSYIANGLDEKRLFEQLKAVRKINQGFADEGSDFRLLTGSEVDVLADGRLDFHDDLLHELDVVVASVHQGFTYSEAEMTRRIIRAAQNPYVHMLGHLTGRLLLEREPYKVNQQAVIDACAETRTWIELNANPYRFDLDWRLWPYAKSKGVKCVINCDAHRNEHAGFLRLGAGIARKGWLTKADVINTLPLKTLMKELRRKRGRLAKGP, from the coding sequence ATGGACAAAGACCGCGTGGCGGAGATCCTCGCCGAGATAGGGACGCTGCTTGAACTCAAGGGTGAGAACCCGTTCAAGACCCGCGCCTACGAGAATGCCGCGCGCACGCTCGAAAGCCTGTCCGAGCCGATCGAAAAGCTCATCGCCGAACACCGGCTCGGTGAAATCAAGGGCATCGGCGAAGCGTTGCAAAAAAAAATCACCGAACTGGTCACGACCGGAAAGCTGGCTTACTACGACGAATTGAAGGCCTCGGTCCCACCCGGCTTGGTGGAGATGCTGCAGATTCCCGGCCTGGGCCCAAAGAAAATCAAGGCGTTGAATGAGAAACTCGGCGTCAAAACCATCGAGCAACTCGAAATGGTCTGCAAGGCGGGCAAGGTTGCCGCGCTGGACGGCTTCGGCGAAAAGACCCAGAGCAAGATCCTCGAAGGCATCCAGTTCAAACGCACCTACGCCTCGCGGCATCTGCTCAATGATGCGCTCGAGGTCGCGGAGCCGATTCTTGAAAGCCTGCGCGGGCATCCTGATGTGATCCGTTGCAGCACCGCCGGCAGTGTGCGGCGGTTCAAGGAAATCATCGGCGACGTGGATTTTCTCGTCTCGTCGAAGCACCCGGCGAAGGTCATTGAACACTTCACTGGTCAACCTGGCGTCGTGACCGTCAGCGCCAAGGGAGGCACCAAAGCAAGCGTGATATTGGAAGGCGGCATCCAGGCCGACCTGCGAGTGGTGAGCGACGCCGAGTTTCCCTTTGCGCTTGCCTACTTCACCGGGAGCAAGGAGCACAACATCGTCATGCGCCAGCGCGCCATCGAACGCGATCTGCGCCTCAATGAGTACGGCCTCTTCAAATCAAAAGAAGAGACCCGCGATCCGAAACTGCTCGTTCCATGCAAAACGGAGGAGGAGATTTTTCAAAAGCTGGATCTCCCTTACATCCCGCCGGAACTGCGCGAGGACAAGGGTGAATTTGCGGCGGCGGAGAATGACGACCTGCCGAAACTCATCGAGTGGACGGACCTCAAGGGGTCGCTGCACAATCACTCGGACTGGAGCGACGGTCGAAACCCGCTCGAGGATGTTGCGGCGCACGCCCATGAGTTGGGCTGCGACTACTGGGCCATCACCGATCATTCCAAATCGTCCTACATCGCGAACGGTCTGGACGAAAAACGGCTCTTCGAACAGTTGAAAGCCGTCCGCAAGATCAACCAGGGATTCGCGGATGAAGGAAGTGATTTCCGTTTGTTGACGGGGAGCGAGGTGGACGTTCTCGCCGACGGACGCCTCGATTTCCACGACGACCTGTTGCACGAGCTGGACGTGGTCGTCGCGAGTGTTCATCAGGGGTTCACCTACAGCGAAGCGGAGATGACCAGACGGATCATTCGGGCGGCACAGAACCCGTATGTTCACATGCTCGGTCATCTCACGGGCCGGCTGCTGTTGGAGCGCGAGCCTTACAAAGTCAATCAACAAGCGGTCATTGACGCGTGCGCCGAAACACGCACATGGATCGAGTTGAACGCGAACCCCTACCGCTTCGACCTCGACTGGCGGCTGTGGCCGTACGCCAAATCGAAGGGCGTCAAATGCGTCATCAACTGCGACGCGCACCGCAACGAGCACGCCGGCTTCCTCCGCCTCGGCGCCGGCATCGCACGCAAAGGCTGGCTGACGAAGGCCGATGTGATCAACACGCTGCCTTTGAAAACATTGATGAAGGAATTAAGAAGAAAGCGTGGACGCCTGGCAAAAGGACCCTGA
- a CDS encoding site-2 protease family protein — MACFFIVTILWVFSVCLHEFGHAIVAYYGGDTSVKEKGYLTLNPLKYTHPVYSLLMPVIFMMMGGIGLPGGAVYINDHLLRSRQWRTGVSLAGPMMNILLIGTLWLPFGFGWIEQSRDNVAAYSLAFLIQLEISSVLLCLLPLPPLDGFRAISPWLPEETTQRLLAQSQMFLWGLFLVLWYVPAANGLFWNVVFSISDALGIEARLGYVGFREFRFWE, encoded by the coding sequence ATGGCCTGTTTTTTCATCGTCACGATTCTTTGGGTGTTCTCGGTGTGTCTCCACGAGTTCGGTCATGCCATCGTGGCGTATTACGGCGGCGACACGAGCGTGAAGGAGAAGGGCTATCTCACGCTCAATCCGCTCAAGTACACCCACCCCGTTTACAGCCTGCTGATGCCGGTGATCTTCATGATGATGGGGGGTATCGGCCTCCCGGGCGGCGCTGTTTACATCAACGATCATTTGTTGCGGTCCCGCCAATGGAGGACCGGAGTCTCGCTGGCCGGTCCGATGATGAACATTTTGCTGATCGGCACTCTTTGGCTGCCGTTCGGGTTCGGTTGGATCGAACAGTCCCGCGACAATGTTGCCGCTTATTCGCTGGCGTTCCTGATCCAGCTCGAAATCAGCTCGGTGTTGTTGTGCCTTCTCCCGTTGCCGCCGCTTGACGGGTTCCGCGCGATTTCGCCGTGGCTGCCGGAAGAAACAACACAGCGGTTGCTGGCGCAATCCCAGATGTTCCTTTGGGGCCTGTTCCTGGTCCTGTGGTACGTGCCAGCCGCCAATGGCCTGTTCTGGAACGTGGTGTTTAGCATCTCCGACGCGCTCGGCATCGAGGCGCGGTTGGGTTACGTCGGCTTCCGCGAGTTCCGGTTCTGGGAATAG